In a single window of the Oecophyllibacter saccharovorans genome:
- a CDS encoding TonB-dependent receptor domain-containing protein, whose product MARFRRFVFPFARPALAHNPFLSVQRSQSAVSCQASLKWAFVLSAGSLPIWNVPLLQAAAPSAPLIWFPNVPGTLSPGKAPAHGALRQVGWHGRGPSAHDPFPTRSRKDLSPGRPQAGRGRSQGAPSGPHRSRTLSGGTDSIKISTRRVVSHGAEEVVNRQMINQFVAGTNPLEVLALTSPGASFASGDPSGMDTSTNTFYLRGFNLTQLGVTVDDIPMGSQMFANVGGATATQLFIQENISRLEASQGAGALDTPSSQTLGGVLRYTTSDPSDHFGTRISQQFGSFNGFRTFARIDSGKLNDTGTKFYGSFLRSDHNLWAGYGYQKAWLGNFKLVQPLSDIGKLTYSFDYSDFSDYSPLGLTKNMERVLGYHAHNFKPDYHKATQWAQCVVTGCMPPGSAGLTPDEVSDVGYQGGQIQRAYLNALKIEVRLFPNVRATTLGYGQVANAWYGGTQPGIVTPEGFPMAEFAQHPNMRRIGFTQTFDIQAGRTNAVKTGLWYQNDYMQTWNDLFADGPAGAHSMFHHLHNDRAAHWAEDRTNTNTFQFFLQDRWTILPGMTFLAGFRSLTQTTAGGTRHDWSSQLTRQGWGLFYSHPANGSLTAAAAFLPHFSYDWRFGADRAHEVYWDIAENMRAYDYNVQFSSNTPWSGLGTASGASGQQVFNQQKSRLKPERTWNYVVGYRYTSAFLTAGVDYYHTDYINRLGGLTSGSALNPVRAYLNLGNETMNGADVVVTVHPLQALGLAKDRWGDVGLTNSFSYNHAAYQNKALPTSNGPLNIKGKLQVFYPQYMYKMNLNYRYRHLTANFNVTYSSSRPLTYTNDTRVPGYWTSELTGTYDFGGLGFARDFQARFGITNLFGGKYFSGIHGGAALTGDDNPILYPAAPRAFFGAVEARF is encoded by the coding sequence ATGGCCCGTTTTCGCAGATTTGTTTTCCCTTTTGCCCGCCCTGCGCTTGCCCACAATCCTTTTCTGTCTGTGCAACGCTCGCAGAGCGCCGTCTCTTGCCAGGCTTCCCTTAAATGGGCATTTGTGCTCAGTGCCGGGTCGCTTCCGATCTGGAACGTTCCGCTTCTGCAGGCAGCGGCCCCTTCTGCGCCCCTCATCTGGTTTCCCAACGTGCCGGGCACCCTTTCTCCAGGCAAAGCCCCTGCGCACGGGGCTCTCCGGCAGGTGGGCTGGCATGGGCGCGGGCCTTCTGCACATGACCCCTTCCCCACCCGCAGCCGGAAGGACCTGTCTCCTGGGCGCCCGCAGGCCGGCAGGGGCAGGTCGCAGGGTGCGCCTTCCGGTCCTCACCGCTCCCGCACCCTGAGCGGAGGAACGGATTCCATCAAGATCAGCACCCGCCGCGTTGTTTCCCATGGCGCCGAAGAGGTGGTGAACCGCCAGATGATCAACCAGTTCGTCGCGGGCACCAATCCCCTCGAGGTTCTGGCGCTCACCAGTCCTGGGGCCAGCTTTGCCAGTGGTGACCCTTCAGGCATGGATACCTCCACCAATACCTTCTACCTGCGTGGCTTCAACCTCACCCAGCTTGGCGTCACGGTAGATGACATCCCCATGGGCAGCCAGATGTTTGCCAATGTGGGCGGGGCCACGGCAACACAGCTTTTCATTCAGGAAAACATCTCCCGTCTTGAAGCCAGCCAGGGTGCCGGCGCGCTCGACACGCCTTCATCGCAGACCCTGGGTGGGGTGCTGCGTTACACCACTTCTGACCCCTCAGACCATTTTGGCACGCGGATCAGCCAGCAATTCGGCAGTTTCAACGGATTTCGCACCTTCGCCCGTATCGATTCCGGCAAGCTGAACGATACGGGAACGAAATTTTACGGCTCTTTCCTGCGCTCTGACCACAATCTCTGGGCCGGTTACGGGTACCAGAAGGCCTGGCTGGGGAATTTCAAACTCGTCCAGCCACTCAGCGATATCGGCAAACTTACCTACAGCTTCGACTACTCTGACTTCTCCGATTACAGCCCGCTCGGCCTGACGAAGAACATGGAGCGCGTGCTCGGCTATCACGCCCATAACTTCAAGCCTGACTACCACAAGGCCACGCAATGGGCGCAATGCGTCGTGACCGGCTGCATGCCTCCCGGAAGCGCCGGGCTGACGCCTGATGAAGTCAGTGATGTCGGTTATCAGGGCGGCCAGATCCAGCGCGCTTATCTCAATGCGCTCAAGATAGAGGTTCGGCTCTTTCCCAATGTGCGTGCCACCACACTTGGCTACGGGCAGGTGGCCAATGCCTGGTATGGCGGCACCCAGCCCGGCATCGTCACGCCTGAAGGCTTCCCCATGGCTGAATTCGCCCAGCACCCCAATATGAGGCGCATCGGCTTCACCCAGACCTTCGACATCCAGGCCGGCCGCACGAACGCCGTGAAGACGGGGCTGTGGTATCAGAACGACTACATGCAGACCTGGAATGACCTCTTCGCTGACGGGCCGGCCGGGGCGCATTCCATGTTTCACCATCTTCACAACGACCGGGCCGCGCACTGGGCGGAGGACAGAACCAACACCAACACCTTCCAGTTCTTCCTGCAGGATCGTTGGACGATCCTGCCCGGCATGACCTTTCTGGCCGGTTTCCGCTCCCTGACCCAGACAACAGCCGGTGGCACGCGCCATGACTGGTCATCCCAGCTGACGCGCCAGGGCTGGGGACTGTTCTACAGCCATCCGGCCAATGGCAGCCTGACTGCAGCAGCGGCTTTCCTCCCCCATTTCAGCTATGACTGGCGCTTCGGAGCTGACAGAGCCCATGAGGTCTACTGGGACATTGCCGAAAACATGCGCGCCTATGATTACAACGTGCAGTTCTCCAGCAACACACCGTGGTCCGGGCTGGGCACAGCGAGCGGCGCGAGCGGGCAGCAGGTTTTCAACCAGCAGAAATCACGCCTGAAGCCTGAACGCACCTGGAACTATGTGGTGGGGTACCGTTATACCTCCGCCTTCCTTACGGCTGGGGTGGATTACTACCACACCGACTACATCAACCGCCTGGGCGGATTGACCTCGGGCAGCGCGCTCAACCCGGTGCGGGCCTATCTCAATCTCGGCAACGAGACCATGAACGGGGCTGACGTGGTAGTCACCGTGCACCCCCTCCAGGCACTGGGACTGGCGAAGGACCGCTGGGGAGACGTGGGACTGACCAACAGCTTCAGCTACAACCATGCCGCTTACCAGAACAAGGCGCTGCCGACCTCGAACGGACCGCTGAACATCAAGGGCAAGCTGCAGGTCTTCTACCCGCAATACATGTACAAGATGAACCTCAACTACCGCTACCGGCACCTGACAGCCAATTTCAATGTCACCTACAGCTCATCACGCCCGCTGACCTACACCAATGACACCCGGGTGCCGGGTTACTGGACCTCGGAGCTGACAGGCACCTACGATTTCGGCGGGCTGGGCTTTGCGCGGGATTTCCAGGCCAGATTCGGCATCACCAACCTGTTCGGCGGAAAATATTTCAGCGGCATCCATGGGGGCGCCGCCCTGACAGGCGACGACAACCCGATCCTCTACCCCGCCGCCCCGCGCGCCTTTTTCGGCGCCGTTGAAGCCCGATTCTGA
- a CDS encoding reverse transcriptase domain-containing protein — translation MRLVSQHKPGLSHINQASDLDFHQIYKRKDYPHFELGDPDYARKIKEDSSLVEKHSFFPFIEKEKVRRKFRRKGEIKRPPKKRLLRRASTNDSFIFKLYREKLSLLYENLIREYDLDQSVLAYRKIPSSTNNRNKSNIDFAYEAFIKINKMDECVVIALDIKSFFENIPHSVIKKMWKKLLNSENLPKDHYQVYKNITSYSYIKEEEIYRGLNLLKNYKDFSGSMYQGLPPYKERKKKICSLDEYRQKIVPLVKKNKEKHGIPQGAPLSDLIANFSLFEFDLKMKNLLENEGGEYFRYADDLFLIIPTQSEKFFCKTSKWEDAISKIIDEELKNIGPMLSLSREKTSCFKYEKVKGSTSQIATNLNPNHKKDKLGISYLGFRYDGKRIYIKNSSISNFQRKLNRKIHRWCRGYIKNNPSFSYEEVKSNFPYFNVMRSEIKFPKKSKKNSAAQGKAGSFYKYAQQAEKIFSLKGSDIESRVLNQLRALSKINCLERRFIRILKREYDLFHKNVNVFPL, via the coding sequence ATGAGACTAGTATCTCAACATAAACCTGGCCTTTCGCACATAAATCAGGCTTCCGATCTGGATTTTCATCAAATATACAAGAGAAAAGATTATCCGCATTTTGAACTAGGGGATCCTGATTACGCACGCAAAATAAAAGAGGATTCTTCTTTAGTAGAAAAACATTCTTTCTTTCCTTTTATAGAAAAGGAGAAAGTTAGGAGAAAATTTCGCAGAAAAGGGGAGATAAAAAGACCACCTAAAAAACGTCTTTTAAGAAGAGCTTCCACTAATGATTCATTTATTTTTAAACTGTATCGTGAAAAACTTTCATTGCTTTATGAGAATTTAATTAGGGAATATGATTTAGACCAAAGTGTATTAGCCTATAGAAAGATCCCATCAAGTACAAATAATAGGAATAAATCGAATATTGATTTCGCATACGAGGCGTTTATAAAAATTAATAAAATGGATGAATGTGTTGTTATTGCTCTAGATATAAAGAGTTTTTTTGAAAATATACCTCATAGCGTAATAAAAAAAATGTGGAAGAAATTATTAAATAGTGAAAATTTACCCAAGGATCATTACCAAGTATATAAAAATATAACTTCTTACTCTTATATAAAAGAAGAAGAGATTTATAGAGGTCTAAATTTACTAAAAAATTATAAAGATTTTTCAGGTTCTATGTATCAAGGCTTGCCTCCTTATAAGGAAAGAAAAAAGAAAATTTGTAGTTTAGATGAATATAGACAGAAGATTGTTCCTTTAGTTAAGAAAAATAAGGAAAAACATGGAATACCGCAAGGGGCTCCCTTGTCGGATCTAATAGCGAATTTTTCTTTATTTGAGTTTGATTTGAAGATGAAAAATCTTCTAGAAAATGAAGGAGGAGAATATTTTAGGTATGCTGATGATTTATTCTTAATTATTCCAACACAATCAGAAAAATTCTTTTGTAAGACGTCTAAATGGGAGGATGCTATCTCAAAAATTATTGATGAAGAACTGAAAAATATTGGCCCAATGCTATCACTCTCTCGTGAAAAAACGAGCTGTTTCAAATATGAAAAAGTAAAGGGATCTACGTCTCAAATTGCCACTAATTTAAATCCAAACCATAAAAAAGACAAGCTTGGTATTTCTTATTTGGGATTTCGATATGATGGAAAAAGAATTTACATTAAAAATAGTAGTATTTCTAATTTTCAGCGTAAGCTAAATAGGAAAATTCACAGATGGTGCAGGGGCTATATCAAAAATAATCCTAGCTTTAGCTATGAGGAAGTGAAAAGTAATTTCCCATATTTTAATGTTATGAGGTCAGAAATTAAATTCCCGAAGAAGAGTAAAAAAAACTCTGCTGCCCAAGGAAAAGCAGGGAGTTTTTATAAATATGCTCAACAAGCTGAAAAGATTTTTTCTCTAAAAGGTTCAGATATAGAATCTAGGGTTCTGAATCAATTAAGAGCTTTAAGTAAAATAAACTGTTTAGAAAGAAGATTTATTCGGATATTAAAAAGAGAATATGATCTATTCCATAAAAATGTAAATGTTTTTCCTTTATAA
- a CDS encoding cold-shock protein encodes MSAGTVKWFNPTKGYGFIAPEDGGDDVFVHISAVEQAGMKDLPENQKVSYDLERGRNGKVSAVNLKTV; translated from the coding sequence ATGAGCGCAGGCACCGTGAAGTGGTTCAATCCCACCAAGGGTTATGGTTTCATCGCACCTGAAGACGGCGGCGACGACGTGTTCGTGCACATTTCCGCAGTCGAGCAGGCCGGCATGAAGGATCTGCCCGAAAACCAGAAGGTCTCCTACGACCTGGAACGCGGCCGCAACGGTAAAGTGTCCGCCGTGAACCTGAAGACCGTCTGA
- the hemN gene encoding oxygen-independent coproporphyrinogen III oxidase: MSASSVPFGPSPAFTPDKPASAVPREAGFDSARQKALLARYSGQLPRYTSYPTAVQFTEATGSATLAGWLEDLAPGASFSLYFHVPFCDELCSFCACNTSVVRHEERRLAYGRQLLEEVARVGQLTGPGHPVTHLHWGGGTPTSLPAESLRAVMAAARAQWPLTPDAEVSIELDPRNVPPGCGALLAELGFNRVSLGVQDIDPAVQKAAGRIQSRAQTEACIAEMRGAGIASVNIDLIYGLPRQTTESVTRTARSIAALRPDRLAVFGYAHVPWKEKRQKLIDENLLPDSDARFEQREAIDRVLREAGYVVVGLDHYALPSDSMARALEDGTLRRNFQGYTTDDSDILVGLGASAISAFPQGLTQNAVSAAAYRRALTGEDGVERTGGLPTWRGVTRRGQDRLRAAVIEQLMTFLQVDLAAQCRRFNAEEDFAAERAALAPMVADGLVTLEGDVVCVPEEARLFVRNVAAVFDQHLRRDGVARHSSAV; encoded by the coding sequence ATGAGCGCTTCTTCTGTTCCTTTCGGGCCAAGCCCTGCCTTTACTCCCGACAAGCCCGCTTCTGCCGTTCCCCGGGAAGCGGGCTTCGATTCAGCGCGTCAGAAAGCGCTTCTGGCCCGCTACAGCGGCCAGTTGCCGCGCTATACCAGCTACCCCACGGCCGTGCAGTTCACTGAAGCGACAGGCTCAGCCACACTGGCCGGGTGGCTGGAGGACCTGGCGCCGGGTGCCTCCTTCTCGCTTTATTTTCACGTGCCGTTCTGTGATGAATTGTGCAGTTTCTGCGCCTGCAACACGTCTGTGGTGCGCCATGAGGAACGCCGGCTCGCCTATGGTAGGCAGTTGCTGGAGGAAGTGGCGCGCGTGGGCCAGCTGACGGGTCCGGGCCATCCGGTCACCCATCTGCATTGGGGCGGGGGCACGCCTACCTCCCTGCCTGCCGAGAGCCTGCGGGCCGTGATGGCGGCGGCACGCGCGCAATGGCCGCTCACGCCGGATGCGGAGGTCTCGATCGAGCTTGACCCGCGCAATGTGCCGCCCGGCTGCGGCGCGCTGCTGGCTGAGCTCGGTTTCAACCGCGTCAGCCTCGGGGTGCAGGACATCGACCCGGCGGTGCAGAAGGCAGCCGGGCGCATCCAGAGCCGCGCGCAGACGGAAGCGTGCATTGCCGAGATGCGCGGTGCCGGCATCGCTTCGGTCAATATCGACCTGATCTACGGCCTGCCGCGCCAGACGACGGAAAGCGTGACACGCACCGCCCGTTCCATCGCCGCCCTGCGCCCGGACCGCCTGGCCGTGTTCGGCTACGCCCATGTGCCGTGGAAAGAGAAGCGTCAGAAGCTGATTGATGAAAACCTGCTGCCCGACAGTGATGCGCGCTTCGAGCAGCGCGAGGCCATTGACCGCGTGTTGCGCGAGGCAGGCTATGTCGTGGTGGGGCTGGATCATTACGCGCTGCCGAGCGACAGCATGGCCCGTGCGCTGGAGGACGGCACGCTGCGCCGTAATTTTCAGGGTTATACGACTGATGATTCAGATATCCTGGTCGGGCTCGGGGCTTCCGCCATCTCGGCCTTTCCCCAGGGCCTGACGCAGAACGCCGTCAGCGCAGCTGCCTATCGCCGGGCCCTGACCGGGGAGGACGGGGTGGAGCGCACAGGCGGACTGCCCACCTGGCGCGGCGTGACGCGGCGCGGCCAGGATCGCCTGCGTGCTGCGGTGATAGAGCAACTCATGACCTTCCTGCAGGTGGATCTCGCCGCCCAGTGCCGTCGCTTCAACGCAGAGGAAGACTTCGCAGCCGAGCGCGCCGCCCTGGCGCCGATGGTGGCGGACGGCCTTGTCACGCTGGAAGGGGACGTAGTGTGCGTGCCTGAAGAGGCGCGCCTTTTCGTGCGCAATGTGGCCGCCGTGTTTGACCAGCACCTCAGGCGCGACGGGGTGGCGCGGCATTCAAGCGCCGTCTGA
- a CDS encoding YnfA family protein yields MASLALYVLAALAEIAGCSAFWAWRRTGASAWWLAGGLICLVLFAWLLTFAPSDQAGRAFAAYGGIYIVTALLWLWLVEGTRPTWWDLAGAGLALLGAVVILLGTRATGGPGRF; encoded by the coding sequence CTGGCATCGCTGGCGCTGTACGTCCTGGCGGCACTGGCGGAAATCGCAGGGTGTTCCGCCTTCTGGGCCTGGCGGCGCACAGGCGCCAGCGCCTGGTGGCTGGCTGGAGGGCTGATCTGCCTGGTCTTGTTTGCGTGGTTGCTGACCTTCGCCCCTTCTGATCAGGCCGGACGCGCCTTTGCAGCTTATGGCGGGATTTATATCGTCACTGCTCTGCTGTGGCTCTGGCTTGTAGAAGGTACGCGCCCCACCTGGTGGGATCTGGCAGGGGCTGGGTTGGCGCTGCTGGGCGCAGTTGTAATCCTGCTGGGCACGCGTGCCACAGGCGGGCCAGGACGTTTCTGA
- a CDS encoding DJ-1/PfpI family protein encodes MCSAPAEAPAADPSTLSKRPVRDRAEMRAYFPSPYSLAAFTAPQTGAAQPHYANPYKGRKKVLMINTQERYLPVHEGKYFSSGNHPVETLLPLAHIVAAGFEVDVATPSGDHVKFENWAYPDKDPVIAATYERFRDRLESPLDLREVVKQGGLSRVAAAKDGTQPAKATEDEYIAVFVPGGHGVLNDIPLSRHVGVLLNQALATDKFIITLCHGPACLLSASVALMSASLPELEHALNFVDPESLADPAPNPFAGYETCAFPDAIDRELPDIGYIPAPMRWYVGEALTQAGLKVLPSPKLGRVHRDRHLVTGDSPLAAEALGKLAATTLLEAYGDKQG; translated from the coding sequence ATGTGTTCCGCCCCTGCTGAAGCCCCGGCCGCTGACCCCTCCACCCTGTCGAAACGCCCCGTGCGTGACCGGGCGGAGATGCGCGCCTATTTCCCCTCCCCCTATTCACTTGCAGCCTTCACAGCCCCGCAGACAGGCGCGGCCCAGCCCCATTATGCCAACCCCTACAAGGGCCGTAAAAAGGTGCTGATGATCAACACGCAGGAGCGCTACCTGCCGGTGCATGAAGGCAAGTATTTCTCGAGCGGCAATCATCCGGTGGAAACCCTCCTGCCGCTGGCCCATATAGTTGCAGCCGGCTTTGAGGTGGATGTCGCAACGCCTTCAGGCGATCACGTGAAGTTCGAGAACTGGGCCTATCCGGACAAGGATCCGGTGATCGCGGCAACTTATGAGCGCTTCCGTGACCGGCTTGAATCCCCGCTGGACCTGCGCGAGGTGGTCAAGCAGGGAGGGCTGTCGCGCGTCGCTGCGGCTAAGGACGGCACCCAGCCGGCCAAAGCGACTGAGGATGAATACATCGCCGTGTTTGTGCCCGGCGGCCACGGAGTGCTCAATGACATTCCGCTGAGCCGGCATGTGGGTGTGCTGCTCAATCAGGCGCTGGCGACCGACAAGTTCATCATCACGCTGTGCCACGGCCCTGCCTGCCTGCTTTCAGCCTCTGTAGCGCTCATGTCGGCGAGTCTGCCGGAGCTGGAGCACGCGCTGAATTTCGTTGATCCCGAAAGCCTGGCTGACCCGGCGCCCAATCCCTTCGCCGGGTATGAAACCTGTGCCTTCCCTGATGCGATCGACCGTGAACTGCCTGATATCGGGTATATCCCGGCCCCAATGCGCTGGTATGTGGGCGAGGCGCTGACGCAGGCGGGGCTGAAAGTACTGCCGAGCCCCAAGCTGGGCCGCGTGCACCGTGACCGCCATCTGGTGACAGGTGACAGCCCCCTGGCTGCAGAGGCGCTGGGAAAACTGGCGGCCACCACCCTGTTGGAAGCCTACGGCGACAAGCAGGGCTGA